One Thiocapsa bogorovii DNA segment encodes these proteins:
- a CDS encoding ATP-binding protein: MGAKKRLLERAETLLERLAILLPAGTEPPDWTAHAFRWRRRGDRGWLQAVPAPHRIDLDDLLCLDRQKAEIERNTAQFLAGRGANNVLLWGSRGTGKSSLIKAVFNALRDRGLRLIEVDKDDLIQLPEILELIRDRPERFILFCDDLSFEASESGYKALKAALDGSITATPENLLIYATSNRRHLLPEMQSENREARLVDGELHHGESVEEKISLSDRFGLWVAFHPFSQAQYLALVHHWLARLPDAPETATTEGRETLERAALQWALRRGSRSGRTAWQFARDWSGRE; encoded by the coding sequence ATGGGCGCCAAGAAACGACTCCTAGAACGCGCCGAGACCCTTTTGGAGCGTCTCGCGATCCTGCTGCCGGCGGGGACCGAACCCCCGGACTGGACCGCTCACGCCTTTCGGTGGCGCCGGCGCGGCGATCGCGGCTGGCTGCAGGCGGTGCCCGCCCCGCATCGAATCGACCTCGACGACCTCCTCTGTCTGGATCGACAGAAGGCCGAGATCGAGCGCAATACGGCGCAGTTTCTCGCCGGTCGCGGGGCCAACAACGTCCTGCTGTGGGGGTCGCGCGGGACCGGAAAATCATCGCTGATCAAAGCCGTCTTCAATGCGCTGCGCGACCGCGGACTGCGTCTGATCGAGGTCGACAAGGACGACCTTATTCAACTTCCCGAAATCCTGGAGCTGATTCGCGACCGCCCCGAGCGCTTCATCCTCTTCTGCGACGACCTTTCATTCGAGGCCAGCGAATCCGGCTACAAGGCCCTCAAAGCCGCCTTGGACGGCTCGATTACAGCGACCCCCGAGAACTTGCTCATCTACGCGACATCGAACCGTCGTCATCTGCTGCCGGAGATGCAGTCAGAGAACCGAGAGGCCCGTCTCGTCGACGGCGAGCTGCATCATGGCGAATCGGTCGAGGAGAAGATCTCGCTCTCCGATCGGTTCGGGCTCTGGGTCGCCTTTCACCCGTTCAGCCAGGCCCAGTACCTCGCCCTCGTGCACCACTGGCTCGCCCGTCTCCCCGACGCACCCGAAACGGCCACAACCGAAGGACGCGAGACGCTCGAGCGCGCTGCGCTGCAGTGGGCCTTGCGACGTGGCTCGCGCAGCGGTCGCACGGCATGGCAGTTCGCACGCGATTGGTCCGGGCGTGAGTGA
- a CDS encoding DUF302 domain-containing protein produces MFGRGLLGVALIVIATASSALGSDGLVVSTSPHGVAKTADRAESAITERGLGIFARIDHAAGARQAELELPPTELLIFGNPKAGTRLMQCSATVAIDLPLKLLIWEGADGVTQIAYNAPVWLDARHGLGDCAAVLGNIEKMLSEIAAAAAE; encoded by the coding sequence ATGTTTGGACGCGGACTTCTGGGGGTGGCGTTGATCGTGATCGCGACGGCTTCCTCGGCACTCGGCAGCGATGGATTGGTGGTGTCGACGAGCCCGCACGGAGTCGCCAAGACAGCGGACCGCGCCGAGTCGGCCATCACCGAGCGCGGTCTTGGGATCTTTGCGCGCATCGATCACGCAGCTGGGGCACGTCAGGCGGAGCTGGAGCTGCCTCCGACCGAGCTGCTGATCTTCGGGAACCCGAAAGCCGGTACACGACTCATGCAGTGCAGTGCGACGGTCGCGATCGATCTGCCGCTGAAGCTGCTGATTTGGGAAGGCGCAGACGGCGTCACGCAGATCGCCTACAACGCGCCGGTTTGGCTCGATGCACGACATGGACTCGGCGATTGTGCGGCAGTGCTGGGGAACATCGAAAAGATGCTCTCCGAGATCGCCGCGGCCGCTGCAGAGTAA
- a CDS encoding mechanosensitive ion channel family protein: MQNDSDIIRLFNVLDTAALVELGLILLGAAVLIIVNQTLVPWIANRLHGRYRLYLLAMVPVMRLIIIVVAFVLIVPVIIDPSLQNMVAVLGTLGLAVGFALKDYVSSLIAGVVAVIEMPYRLGDWIEINGAYGEVTKVGMRTVQIVTPEDTRVSIPHLKLWNDSIFNANNGGPELQCVADFYLHPSHDAGAVMQALQDVALTSPYLQLDQPVAVVVCERPWGTHYRLKAYPIDPRQQFRFVSDLTVRGKAILGQLGVQPSAVASVARESAQTNRGGR, encoded by the coding sequence ATGCAGAACGACTCCGATATCATTCGCCTGTTCAACGTGCTCGACACCGCCGCCCTCGTCGAGCTGGGGCTGATTCTGCTCGGCGCAGCGGTCTTGATCATCGTCAATCAGACCCTCGTACCTTGGATTGCAAACCGGCTCCACGGCCGCTATCGGCTCTACCTGTTGGCGATGGTGCCGGTGATGCGCCTGATCATCATCGTCGTCGCCTTTGTCTTGATCGTGCCTGTGATCATCGATCCGTCGCTTCAGAACATGGTCGCCGTGCTAGGCACCCTGGGCCTCGCGGTCGGATTCGCATTGAAGGACTACGTGAGCAGCCTGATTGCAGGCGTCGTCGCCGTGATCGAGATGCCCTATCGGCTCGGCGACTGGATCGAGATCAACGGCGCCTACGGAGAGGTTACGAAGGTCGGCATGCGAACGGTTCAGATCGTCACGCCGGAGGATACGCGCGTCTCGATCCCGCACCTGAAGCTCTGGAACGACTCCATCTTCAATGCCAACAATGGCGGACCCGAGTTGCAGTGCGTGGCGGATTTTTACCTCCACCCTTCGCACGACGCCGGCGCGGTCATGCAGGCTCTTCAGGACGTCGCCCTGACCAGCCCATATCTTCAGCTCGATCAGCCGGTCGCCGTCGTGGTTTGCGAGCGGCCGTGGGGCACGCACTATCGGCTGAAAGCCTATCCGATCGACCCGCGCCAGCAGTTTCGCTTCGTCTCAGATTTAACGGTCCGAGGCAAGGCGATCCTGGGACAGCTCGGGGTGCAGCCGAGCGCGGTGGCGAGCGTCGCGAGGGAGAGCGCCCAAACGAATCGCGGCGGGCGATGA